In bacterium, the following proteins share a genomic window:
- the groL gene encoding chaperonin GroEL (60 kDa chaperone family; promotes refolding of misfolded polypeptides especially under stressful conditions; forms two stacked rings of heptamers to form a barrel-shaped 14mer; ends can be capped by GroES; misfolded proteins enter the barrel where they are refolded when GroES binds), with translation MAKLIQFSDDVRTDLMRGVDKLADAVKVTLGPKGRNVILDKKFGAPTVTKDGVTVAKEIDLENPFENMGAQMVREVASKTSDVAGDGTTTATVLAQAIFKQGLKSVTAGVNSMSIKRGIDAAVEVVVAELKKLSTPCKGKNEICQVGTISANSDREIGDKIADAMEKVGKDGVITVEESKSSETFLETVDGMQFDRGYISPYFVTNPEKMECELEDVYVLIYDKKISAMKDLLPVLEKTAQSGKPLLIIAEDIEGEALATLVVNKIRGVLKVAAVKAPGFGDRRKAMLEDIATLSGGKVISEEVGLKLENAVLGDLGKVKRVTIDKDNTTLVEGAGKKEAIEGRIAQIRQQIEDTTSDYDREKLQERLAKLAGGVAVINVGAATEVAMKEKKARVEDALHATKAAVEEGIVPGGGVALIRTLPALEKLKLKNPDEQIGVDIIKRAIEEPCRMIAANAGVEGSVIVEQIKKATSKNTGYNAADDKIEDMVKAGVIDPTKVVRIAIENSSSIAGLLLTTECAVTEKPEPKSAQAGHAGPPPDMY, from the coding sequence AGGGCCGCAACGTGATTCTCGACAAGAAATTCGGCGCCCCGACCGTGACCAAGGACGGCGTGACCGTAGCCAAGGAAATCGACCTGGAGAACCCGTTCGAGAACATGGGCGCCCAGATGGTGCGTGAGGTGGCCTCCAAGACCAGCGACGTGGCCGGTGACGGCACCACGACCGCCACGGTCCTGGCCCAGGCCATTTTCAAGCAGGGCCTCAAGAGCGTGACCGCCGGGGTCAATTCCATGAGCATCAAGCGCGGCATCGACGCCGCCGTGGAAGTCGTGGTGGCCGAGCTGAAGAAGCTCTCCACCCCCTGCAAGGGCAAGAATGAAATTTGCCAGGTCGGCACGATCAGCGCCAACTCCGACAGAGAGATCGGCGACAAGATCGCCGACGCGATGGAGAAAGTCGGCAAGGACGGCGTGATCACGGTCGAGGAATCCAAGAGCAGCGAGACTTTCCTGGAGACCGTCGACGGCATGCAGTTCGACCGCGGCTACATCAGCCCCTATTTCGTAACCAATCCCGAGAAGATGGAGTGCGAGCTCGAGGACGTCTATGTCCTGATCTACGACAAGAAGATCAGCGCCATGAAGGACCTTCTGCCCGTGCTCGAAAAGACCGCCCAGAGCGGCAAGCCCCTGCTGATCATCGCCGAGGACATCGAGGGCGAGGCCCTGGCCACCCTGGTGGTGAACAAGATCCGTGGCGTCCTGAAAGTCGCCGCGGTCAAGGCCCCCGGTTTCGGTGACCGCCGCAAGGCCATGCTCGAGGACATCGCCACCCTGTCGGGCGGCAAGGTGATCTCCGAGGAAGTCGGCCTGAAGCTGGAGAACGCGGTCCTGGGTGACCTGGGCAAGGTCAAGCGCGTCACCATCGACAAGGACAACACCACCCTGGTCGAGGGCGCGGGCAAGAAGGAGGCCATCGAGGGCCGCATCGCCCAGATCCGCCAGCAGATCGAGGACACCACCAGCGACTACGACCGCGAGAAGCTGCAGGAACGCCTGGCCAAGCTGGCCGGTGGCGTGGCCGTGATCAACGTGGGCGCCGCCACCGAGGTGGCGATGAAGGAGAAGAAGGCCCGCGTCGAGGACGCCCTGCATGCCACCAAGGCTGCGGTCGAGGAAGGCATCGTGCCGGGCGGCGGCGTGGCCCTGATCCGCACCCTGCCCGCTCTGGAGAAACTGAAGCTGAAGAACCCCGACGAGCAGATCGGCGTGGACATCATAAAGCGCGCCATCGAGGAGCCCTGCCGCATGATCGCCGCCAACGCCGGCGTCGAGGGCTCGGTCATCGTCGAGCAGATCAAGAAAGCCACCAGCAAGAACACCGGCTACAACGCCGCCGATGACAAGATCGAGGACATGGTCAAGGCCGGCGTGATCGACCCGACCAAGGTGGTCCGTATCGCCATCGAGAACAGCTCCTCTATCGCCGGGCTGCTGCTGACCACCGAGTGCGCCGTGACCGAGAAGCCGGAGCCGAAGTCCGCTCAGGCCGGCCACGCCGGTCCGCCGCCTGACATGTATTGA
- a CDS encoding AAC(3) family N-acetyltransferase — MAHDRKSLSRDLRSLGLREGDWVMVHSSMKSLGWVEGGATTVIQALLDTLGPEGMLFMPLFVRARQEIIDLATEPTYLGLIPETFRRWPGVARSPHPTHSVGILGPRAQEIAEAHRGRTYIGRGSPLDLLARNKGWVLHIGTNFNTSSILHLAEVLADVPYVDLAYKGYDVPLTARATDGTLVVSEPREVPGDSDGFVLVQEEMKRHGLLRTGKVGDADSVLARADQMLDIAVPMMREDPAQFLCHYDDCTICPAARELVRRWEEAGRPERKEKV; from the coding sequence ATGGCTCACGACAGGAAAAGTCTGTCCCGGGATTTGCGCTCGCTGGGCTTACGCGAGGGCGACTGGGTGATGGTGCACAGCTCGATGAAATCCCTCGGCTGGGTCGAGGGTGGCGCGACCACAGTGATCCAGGCCCTGCTCGACACCCTGGGGCCGGAGGGCATGCTGTTCATGCCGCTGTTCGTCCGGGCCAGGCAGGAGATCATCGACCTGGCCACCGAGCCCACCTACCTGGGCCTGATCCCCGAAACGTTCCGCCGCTGGCCGGGCGTGGCGCGCTCGCCGCACCCCACCCACTCGGTGGGAATCCTGGGGCCGCGCGCTCAGGAAATAGCCGAGGCGCACCGCGGCCGGACCTATATCGGCCGGGGCAGCCCGTTGGACCTCCTGGCCCGGAACAAGGGTTGGGTGCTGCACATCGGGACGAATTTCAACACCTCCAGCATCCTGCACCTGGCTGAGGTCCTGGCCGATGTGCCTTATGTTGACTTGGCCTACAAGGGCTACGATGTACCGCTGACCGCCCGGGCCACGGACGGCACTCTGGTGGTGAGCGAGCCGCGCGAGGTGCCGGGTGACTCGGACGGGTTCGTGCTGGTGCAGGAGGAGATGAAGCGGCACGGGCTGCTGCGCACCGGCAAGGTGGGCGATGCCGATTCGGTCCTGGCCCGCGCCGACCAGATGCTGGATATCGCCGTGCCCATGATGCGTGAGGACCCGGCGCAGTTTCTCTGCCATTACGATGACTGTACGATCTGTCCGGCCGCCCGTGAGCTGGTGCGCCGCTGGGAAGAGGCCGGCCGACCCGAACGCAAGGAGAAAGTCTGA
- a CDS encoding carbohydrate-binding family 9-like protein — protein sequence MSPERELPVYEIYRAQSPIVVDGRMDEPAWKAAPEVELKLNSDGGAPLWGTRARMLYDDQWLYVGFLSRDPHIWGTLTGHDDPIYNEEVVEIFLDPIGRGTIYYELEVNPLNTSFDAVILNDAPVSGSEGRGERFQGFTGWNPGSFKHAVTIQEGRLNDPSSGPGLWCCEMAIRFADMFLGANVPPRPGDQWRGNLFRIDIDGDKSEESSFSPTGRPDFHVPARFGRFIFR from the coding sequence ATGAGCCCCGAGCGCGAGCTGCCTGTTTACGAAATTTACCGCGCCCAGTCCCCCATAGTAGTGGACGGGCGGATGGACGAGCCGGCCTGGAAAGCGGCCCCGGAGGTGGAGCTGAAACTCAACTCCGACGGCGGCGCGCCGCTCTGGGGCACCCGCGCGCGGATGCTTTACGACGACCAGTGGCTGTACGTGGGCTTCCTCAGCCGCGACCCGCACATCTGGGGCACCCTGACCGGCCACGATGACCCGATCTACAACGAGGAGGTGGTGGAGATTTTCCTCGACCCCATCGGCCGGGGGACGATCTACTACGAGCTGGAGGTCAACCCGCTCAACACCTCGTTCGACGCCGTGATCCTGAACGACGCCCCGGTCTCGGGCTCGGAGGGCCGCGGCGAGCGTTTCCAGGGCTTCACCGGCTGGAACCCCGGCAGCTTCAAGCACGCGGTCACGATCCAGGAGGGACGGCTCAACGACCCGTCCTCCGGCCCCGGGCTCTGGTGCTGCGAGATGGCGATCCGTTTCGCCGACATGTTCCTGGGGGCCAACGTGCCGCCCAGGCCCGGCGACCAGTGGCGCGGCAACCTCTTCCGCATCGACATCGACGGCGACAAGTCGGAGGAGAGCTCGTTCAGCCCCACCGGCCGTCCCGATTTCCACGTTCCGGCGCGTTTCGGACGCTTTATTTTCCGTTGA